The Thunnus thynnus chromosome 22, fThuThy2.1, whole genome shotgun sequence genome includes a window with the following:
- the LOC137174316 gene encoding disks large homolog 4-like isoform X2: protein MFVSVWYAKKMGRRFINNVRRAKRHRQRMMMNGSEGELEYEEITLERGNSGLGFSIAGGTDNPHIGDDPSIFITKIIPGGAAAQDGRLRVNDSIVFVNDVDVREVTHSIAVEALKEAGPVVRLYVLRRRPPSERITQIKLMKGPKGLGFSIAGGVGNQHVPGDNSIYVTKIIEGGAAHRDGRLQIGDKILAVNHMSLEDVLHEDAVSALKNTGEVVYLKVATPTSQYIHPADRYSPPDLTSSYMEPDYMCDYPQALPPPSPRRYSPIPRGMMGEDEYSREPRRVCVQRGSTGLGFNIVGGEDGEGIFISFILAGGPADLSGELRKGDQILSVNGVDLRYATHEQAAAALKNAGQTVTIVAQYRPEEYSRFEAKIHDLREQMMNSSSGSLRTNRSFYVRSLFDYDKQWDCGVLSQALDFNFGEVLHVMDSADDEWWQARRVNQQGELEELGYIPSKHRVERKEWSRMKSKGREGFVHSYELVTQIEVDYARPVIILGPTKDRVNDDLLSEFPDKFGSCVPHTTRPQRDYEVDGRDYHFVSSREQMERDIQSHRFIEAGQYNNHLYGTSVQSVRQVAEQGKHCILDVSANAVRRLQAAQLHPIAIFIRPRSLENILDLNKRLSEDQARKALDRAIKLEQDFLECFTAIVHGDSFEEVYHLVKAVIEEQSGPYIWVLTRDRL from the exons atgAACGGATCAGAAGGAGAGCTGGAGTACGAAGAGATCACACTGGAGagg gggaACTCTGGTCTGGGTTTCAGCATCGCAGGAGGAACTGATAATCCTCACATCGGAGACGACCCGTCCATCTTCATCACCAAGATCATCCCGGGAGGAGCCGCCGCCCAGGACGGACGcctcag GGTGAACGACAGCATCGTGTTCGTTAACGACGTGGACGTGCGTGAGGTCACTCACTCCATCGCCGTGGAGGCGCTGAAGGAGGCGGGGCCTGTGGTCAGGCTGTACGTCCTGCGGCGACGCCCACCGAGCGAACGCATCACTCAGATCAAACTGATGAAAGGACCTAAAg GTCTGGGCTTCAGTATAGCGGGCGGCGTGGGGAACCAACACGTTCCTGGAGACAACAGCATCTACGTCACCAAGATCATCGAGGGAGGAGCGGCGCACCGCGACGGACGGCTACAGATCGGGGACAAAATACTGGCG GTGAACCACATGTCTCTGGAGGACGTCCTGCATGAAGACGCTGTGTCCGCCCTGAAGAACACGGGGGAGGTGGTCTACCTGAAGGTGGCCACACCCACCTCGCAGTACATCCACCCTGCTGATCGATACAGCCCCCCCGACCTCACCAGCT CCTACATGGAGCCGGACTACATGTGTGATTACCCACAAGCCCTCCCTCCTCCGTCGCCTCGGCGATACTCCCCGATCCCCCGCGGCATGATGGGAGAGGACGAGTACTCCCGGGAGCCTCGGCGAGTGTGCGTCCAGCGCGGCTCCACTGGACTCGGCTTCAACATCGTGGGCGGCGAGGACGGCGAGGGGATCTTCATCTCCTTCATCCTTGCAGGAGGACCAGCAGACCTGAGCGGAGAGCTCCGGAAGGGCGACCAGATCCTCAGT gtgAACGGTGTGGATCTCAGGTACGCCACACAcgaacaggcagcagcagctctgaagAACGCCGGACAGACTGTTACCATAGTAGCACAGTACAGACCTGAgg AGTACAGCCGCTTTGAAGCAAAGATCCACGACCTGAGGGAGCAGATGATGAACAGCTCGTCTGGAAGTCTGAGAACCAACCGCAGCTTCTACGTCAG GTCGCTGTTCGACTACGACAAGCAGTGGGACTGTGGCGTCCTGTCACAAGCTCTGGACTTTAACTTCGGAGAGGTGCTTCATGTGATGGACAGCGCTGACGACGAGTGGTGGCAGGCCAGACGGGTCAACCAGCAGGgggagctggaggagctgggatACATCCCCTCCAAACacag ggtgGAGAGGAAGGAGTGGTCACGGATGAAGAGTAAAG GTAGAGAAGGTTTCGTTCACAGCTACGAGCTCGTCACTCAGATCGAag TGGACTACGCTCGTCCCGTCATCATCCTGGGTCCGACCAAAGACCGAGTCAACGACGACCTGCTGTCCGAGTTCCCCGACAAGTTCGGCTCCTGCGTCCCTC ACACCACCCGCCCGCAGAGGGACTACGAGGTCGACGGGCGGGACTACCACTTTGTGTCGTCACGGGAACAGATGGAGCGAGACATCCAGTCCCACCGCTTCATCGAGGCGGGCCAGTACAACAACCACCTGTATGGGACGTCGGTGCAGAGTGTCAGACAGGTGGCCGAACAG ggGAAGCACTGCATCCTGGACGTGTCGGCCAACGCAGTGAGGAGGCTGCAGGCAGCTCAGCTCCACCCCATCGCCATCTTCATCCGACCACGATCCCTGGAGAACATCCT ggATCTGAACAAGCGTCTGTCGGAGGATCAGGCGAGGAAAGCTCTGGATCGAGCCATCAAACTGGAACAAGACTTCCTCGAATGTTTCACAG ccatcGTGCACGGCGACAGCTTCGAGGAGGTGTACCACCTGGTCAAAGCCGTCATCGAGGAGCAGAGCGGCCCGTACATCTGGGTCCTCACCCGCGACAGACTCTGA
- the LOC137174316 gene encoding disks large homolog 4-like isoform X3, which yields MTHGRSTELTHAHLDGYTHPAALTMNGSEGELEYEEITLERGNSGLGFSIAGGTDNPHIGDDPSIFITKIIPGGAAAQDGRLRVNDSIVFVNDVDVREVTHSIAVEALKEAGPVVRLYVLRRRPPSERITQIKLMKGPKGLGFSIAGGVGNQHVPGDNSIYVTKIIEGGAAHRDGRLQIGDKILAVNHMSLEDVLHEDAVSALKNTGEVVYLKVATPTSQYIHPADRYSPPDLTSSYMEPDYMCDYPQALPPPSPRRYSPIPRGMMGEDEYSREPRRVCVQRGSTGLGFNIVGGEDGEGIFISFILAGGPADLSGELRKGDQILSVNGVDLRYATHEQAAAALKNAGQTVTIVAQYRPEEYSRFEAKIHDLREQMMNSSSGSLRTNRSFYVRSLFDYDKQWDCGVLSQALDFNFGEVLHVMDSADDEWWQARRVNQQGELEELGYIPSKHRVERKEWSRMKSKGREGFVHSYELVTQIEVDYARPVIILGPTKDRVNDDLLSEFPDKFGSCVPHTTRPQRDYEVDGRDYHFVSSREQMERDIQSHRFIEAGQYNNHLYGTSVQSVRQVAEQQGKHCILDVSANAVRRLQAAQLHPIAIFIRPRSLENILDLNKRLSEDQARKALDRAIKLEQDFLECFTAIVHGDSFEEVYHLVKAVIEEQSGPYIWVLTRDRL from the exons atgAACGGATCAGAAGGAGAGCTGGAGTACGAAGAGATCACACTGGAGagg gggaACTCTGGTCTGGGTTTCAGCATCGCAGGAGGAACTGATAATCCTCACATCGGAGACGACCCGTCCATCTTCATCACCAAGATCATCCCGGGAGGAGCCGCCGCCCAGGACGGACGcctcag GGTGAACGACAGCATCGTGTTCGTTAACGACGTGGACGTGCGTGAGGTCACTCACTCCATCGCCGTGGAGGCGCTGAAGGAGGCGGGGCCTGTGGTCAGGCTGTACGTCCTGCGGCGACGCCCACCGAGCGAACGCATCACTCAGATCAAACTGATGAAAGGACCTAAAg GTCTGGGCTTCAGTATAGCGGGCGGCGTGGGGAACCAACACGTTCCTGGAGACAACAGCATCTACGTCACCAAGATCATCGAGGGAGGAGCGGCGCACCGCGACGGACGGCTACAGATCGGGGACAAAATACTGGCG GTGAACCACATGTCTCTGGAGGACGTCCTGCATGAAGACGCTGTGTCCGCCCTGAAGAACACGGGGGAGGTGGTCTACCTGAAGGTGGCCACACCCACCTCGCAGTACATCCACCCTGCTGATCGATACAGCCCCCCCGACCTCACCAGCT CCTACATGGAGCCGGACTACATGTGTGATTACCCACAAGCCCTCCCTCCTCCGTCGCCTCGGCGATACTCCCCGATCCCCCGCGGCATGATGGGAGAGGACGAGTACTCCCGGGAGCCTCGGCGAGTGTGCGTCCAGCGCGGCTCCACTGGACTCGGCTTCAACATCGTGGGCGGCGAGGACGGCGAGGGGATCTTCATCTCCTTCATCCTTGCAGGAGGACCAGCAGACCTGAGCGGAGAGCTCCGGAAGGGCGACCAGATCCTCAGT gtgAACGGTGTGGATCTCAGGTACGCCACACAcgaacaggcagcagcagctctgaagAACGCCGGACAGACTGTTACCATAGTAGCACAGTACAGACCTGAgg AGTACAGCCGCTTTGAAGCAAAGATCCACGACCTGAGGGAGCAGATGATGAACAGCTCGTCTGGAAGTCTGAGAACCAACCGCAGCTTCTACGTCAG GTCGCTGTTCGACTACGACAAGCAGTGGGACTGTGGCGTCCTGTCACAAGCTCTGGACTTTAACTTCGGAGAGGTGCTTCATGTGATGGACAGCGCTGACGACGAGTGGTGGCAGGCCAGACGGGTCAACCAGCAGGgggagctggaggagctgggatACATCCCCTCCAAACacag ggtgGAGAGGAAGGAGTGGTCACGGATGAAGAGTAAAG GTAGAGAAGGTTTCGTTCACAGCTACGAGCTCGTCACTCAGATCGAag TGGACTACGCTCGTCCCGTCATCATCCTGGGTCCGACCAAAGACCGAGTCAACGACGACCTGCTGTCCGAGTTCCCCGACAAGTTCGGCTCCTGCGTCCCTC ACACCACCCGCCCGCAGAGGGACTACGAGGTCGACGGGCGGGACTACCACTTTGTGTCGTCACGGGAACAGATGGAGCGAGACATCCAGTCCCACCGCTTCATCGAGGCGGGCCAGTACAACAACCACCTGTATGGGACGTCGGTGCAGAGTGTCAGACAGGTGGCCGAACAG cagggGAAGCACTGCATCCTGGACGTGTCGGCCAACGCAGTGAGGAGGCTGCAGGCAGCTCAGCTCCACCCCATCGCCATCTTCATCCGACCACGATCCCTGGAGAACATCCT ggATCTGAACAAGCGTCTGTCGGAGGATCAGGCGAGGAAAGCTCTGGATCGAGCCATCAAACTGGAACAAGACTTCCTCGAATGTTTCACAG ccatcGTGCACGGCGACAGCTTCGAGGAGGTGTACCACCTGGTCAAAGCCGTCATCGAGGAGCAGAGCGGCCCGTACATCTGGGTCCTCACCCGCGACAGACTCTGA
- the LOC137174316 gene encoding disks large homolog 4-like isoform X1: MFVSVWYAKKMGRRFINNVRRAKRHRQRMMMNGSEGELEYEEITLERGNSGLGFSIAGGTDNPHIGDDPSIFITKIIPGGAAAQDGRLRVNDSIVFVNDVDVREVTHSIAVEALKEAGPVVRLYVLRRRPPSERITQIKLMKGPKGLGFSIAGGVGNQHVPGDNSIYVTKIIEGGAAHRDGRLQIGDKILAVNHMSLEDVLHEDAVSALKNTGEVVYLKVATPTSQYIHPADRYSPPDLTSSYMEPDYMCDYPQALPPPSPRRYSPIPRGMMGEDEYSREPRRVCVQRGSTGLGFNIVGGEDGEGIFISFILAGGPADLSGELRKGDQILSVNGVDLRYATHEQAAAALKNAGQTVTIVAQYRPEEYSRFEAKIHDLREQMMNSSSGSLRTNRSFYVRSLFDYDKQWDCGVLSQALDFNFGEVLHVMDSADDEWWQARRVNQQGELEELGYIPSKHRVERKEWSRMKSKGREGFVHSYELVTQIEVDYARPVIILGPTKDRVNDDLLSEFPDKFGSCVPHTTRPQRDYEVDGRDYHFVSSREQMERDIQSHRFIEAGQYNNHLYGTSVQSVRQVAEQQGKHCILDVSANAVRRLQAAQLHPIAIFIRPRSLENILDLNKRLSEDQARKALDRAIKLEQDFLECFTAIVHGDSFEEVYHLVKAVIEEQSGPYIWVLTRDRL; this comes from the exons atgAACGGATCAGAAGGAGAGCTGGAGTACGAAGAGATCACACTGGAGagg gggaACTCTGGTCTGGGTTTCAGCATCGCAGGAGGAACTGATAATCCTCACATCGGAGACGACCCGTCCATCTTCATCACCAAGATCATCCCGGGAGGAGCCGCCGCCCAGGACGGACGcctcag GGTGAACGACAGCATCGTGTTCGTTAACGACGTGGACGTGCGTGAGGTCACTCACTCCATCGCCGTGGAGGCGCTGAAGGAGGCGGGGCCTGTGGTCAGGCTGTACGTCCTGCGGCGACGCCCACCGAGCGAACGCATCACTCAGATCAAACTGATGAAAGGACCTAAAg GTCTGGGCTTCAGTATAGCGGGCGGCGTGGGGAACCAACACGTTCCTGGAGACAACAGCATCTACGTCACCAAGATCATCGAGGGAGGAGCGGCGCACCGCGACGGACGGCTACAGATCGGGGACAAAATACTGGCG GTGAACCACATGTCTCTGGAGGACGTCCTGCATGAAGACGCTGTGTCCGCCCTGAAGAACACGGGGGAGGTGGTCTACCTGAAGGTGGCCACACCCACCTCGCAGTACATCCACCCTGCTGATCGATACAGCCCCCCCGACCTCACCAGCT CCTACATGGAGCCGGACTACATGTGTGATTACCCACAAGCCCTCCCTCCTCCGTCGCCTCGGCGATACTCCCCGATCCCCCGCGGCATGATGGGAGAGGACGAGTACTCCCGGGAGCCTCGGCGAGTGTGCGTCCAGCGCGGCTCCACTGGACTCGGCTTCAACATCGTGGGCGGCGAGGACGGCGAGGGGATCTTCATCTCCTTCATCCTTGCAGGAGGACCAGCAGACCTGAGCGGAGAGCTCCGGAAGGGCGACCAGATCCTCAGT gtgAACGGTGTGGATCTCAGGTACGCCACACAcgaacaggcagcagcagctctgaagAACGCCGGACAGACTGTTACCATAGTAGCACAGTACAGACCTGAgg AGTACAGCCGCTTTGAAGCAAAGATCCACGACCTGAGGGAGCAGATGATGAACAGCTCGTCTGGAAGTCTGAGAACCAACCGCAGCTTCTACGTCAG GTCGCTGTTCGACTACGACAAGCAGTGGGACTGTGGCGTCCTGTCACAAGCTCTGGACTTTAACTTCGGAGAGGTGCTTCATGTGATGGACAGCGCTGACGACGAGTGGTGGCAGGCCAGACGGGTCAACCAGCAGGgggagctggaggagctgggatACATCCCCTCCAAACacag ggtgGAGAGGAAGGAGTGGTCACGGATGAAGAGTAAAG GTAGAGAAGGTTTCGTTCACAGCTACGAGCTCGTCACTCAGATCGAag TGGACTACGCTCGTCCCGTCATCATCCTGGGTCCGACCAAAGACCGAGTCAACGACGACCTGCTGTCCGAGTTCCCCGACAAGTTCGGCTCCTGCGTCCCTC ACACCACCCGCCCGCAGAGGGACTACGAGGTCGACGGGCGGGACTACCACTTTGTGTCGTCACGGGAACAGATGGAGCGAGACATCCAGTCCCACCGCTTCATCGAGGCGGGCCAGTACAACAACCACCTGTATGGGACGTCGGTGCAGAGTGTCAGACAGGTGGCCGAACAG cagggGAAGCACTGCATCCTGGACGTGTCGGCCAACGCAGTGAGGAGGCTGCAGGCAGCTCAGCTCCACCCCATCGCCATCTTCATCCGACCACGATCCCTGGAGAACATCCT ggATCTGAACAAGCGTCTGTCGGAGGATCAGGCGAGGAAAGCTCTGGATCGAGCCATCAAACTGGAACAAGACTTCCTCGAATGTTTCACAG ccatcGTGCACGGCGACAGCTTCGAGGAGGTGTACCACCTGGTCAAAGCCGTCATCGAGGAGCAGAGCGGCCCGTACATCTGGGTCCTCACCCGCGACAGACTCTGA
- the LOC137174316 gene encoding disks large homolog 4-like isoform X4: MNGSEGELEYEEITLERGNSGLGFSIAGGTDNPHIGDDPSIFITKIIPGGAAAQDGRLRVNDSIVFVNDVDVREVTHSIAVEALKEAGPVVRLYVLRRRPPSERITQIKLMKGPKGLGFSIAGGVGNQHVPGDNSIYVTKIIEGGAAHRDGRLQIGDKILAVNHMSLEDVLHEDAVSALKNTGEVVYLKVATPTSQYIHPADRYSPPDLTSSYMEPDYMCDYPQALPPPSPRRYSPIPRGMMGEDEYSREPRRVCVQRGSTGLGFNIVGGEDGEGIFISFILAGGPADLSGELRKGDQILSVNGVDLRYATHEQAAAALKNAGQTVTIVAQYRPEEYSRFEAKIHDLREQMMNSSSGSLRTNRSFYVRSLFDYDKQWDCGVLSQALDFNFGEVLHVMDSADDEWWQARRVNQQGELEELGYIPSKHRVERKEWSRMKSKGREGFVHSYELVTQIEVDYARPVIILGPTKDRVNDDLLSEFPDKFGSCVPHTTRPQRDYEVDGRDYHFVSSREQMERDIQSHRFIEAGQYNNHLYGTSVQSVRQVAEQQGKHCILDVSANAVRRLQAAQLHPIAIFIRPRSLENILDLNKRLSEDQARKALDRAIKLEQDFLECFTAIVHGDSFEEVYHLVKAVIEEQSGPYIWVLTRDRL, from the exons atgAACGGATCAGAAGGAGAGCTGGAGTACGAAGAGATCACACTGGAGagg gggaACTCTGGTCTGGGTTTCAGCATCGCAGGAGGAACTGATAATCCTCACATCGGAGACGACCCGTCCATCTTCATCACCAAGATCATCCCGGGAGGAGCCGCCGCCCAGGACGGACGcctcag GGTGAACGACAGCATCGTGTTCGTTAACGACGTGGACGTGCGTGAGGTCACTCACTCCATCGCCGTGGAGGCGCTGAAGGAGGCGGGGCCTGTGGTCAGGCTGTACGTCCTGCGGCGACGCCCACCGAGCGAACGCATCACTCAGATCAAACTGATGAAAGGACCTAAAg GTCTGGGCTTCAGTATAGCGGGCGGCGTGGGGAACCAACACGTTCCTGGAGACAACAGCATCTACGTCACCAAGATCATCGAGGGAGGAGCGGCGCACCGCGACGGACGGCTACAGATCGGGGACAAAATACTGGCG GTGAACCACATGTCTCTGGAGGACGTCCTGCATGAAGACGCTGTGTCCGCCCTGAAGAACACGGGGGAGGTGGTCTACCTGAAGGTGGCCACACCCACCTCGCAGTACATCCACCCTGCTGATCGATACAGCCCCCCCGACCTCACCAGCT CCTACATGGAGCCGGACTACATGTGTGATTACCCACAAGCCCTCCCTCCTCCGTCGCCTCGGCGATACTCCCCGATCCCCCGCGGCATGATGGGAGAGGACGAGTACTCCCGGGAGCCTCGGCGAGTGTGCGTCCAGCGCGGCTCCACTGGACTCGGCTTCAACATCGTGGGCGGCGAGGACGGCGAGGGGATCTTCATCTCCTTCATCCTTGCAGGAGGACCAGCAGACCTGAGCGGAGAGCTCCGGAAGGGCGACCAGATCCTCAGT gtgAACGGTGTGGATCTCAGGTACGCCACACAcgaacaggcagcagcagctctgaagAACGCCGGACAGACTGTTACCATAGTAGCACAGTACAGACCTGAgg AGTACAGCCGCTTTGAAGCAAAGATCCACGACCTGAGGGAGCAGATGATGAACAGCTCGTCTGGAAGTCTGAGAACCAACCGCAGCTTCTACGTCAG GTCGCTGTTCGACTACGACAAGCAGTGGGACTGTGGCGTCCTGTCACAAGCTCTGGACTTTAACTTCGGAGAGGTGCTTCATGTGATGGACAGCGCTGACGACGAGTGGTGGCAGGCCAGACGGGTCAACCAGCAGGgggagctggaggagctgggatACATCCCCTCCAAACacag ggtgGAGAGGAAGGAGTGGTCACGGATGAAGAGTAAAG GTAGAGAAGGTTTCGTTCACAGCTACGAGCTCGTCACTCAGATCGAag TGGACTACGCTCGTCCCGTCATCATCCTGGGTCCGACCAAAGACCGAGTCAACGACGACCTGCTGTCCGAGTTCCCCGACAAGTTCGGCTCCTGCGTCCCTC ACACCACCCGCCCGCAGAGGGACTACGAGGTCGACGGGCGGGACTACCACTTTGTGTCGTCACGGGAACAGATGGAGCGAGACATCCAGTCCCACCGCTTCATCGAGGCGGGCCAGTACAACAACCACCTGTATGGGACGTCGGTGCAGAGTGTCAGACAGGTGGCCGAACAG cagggGAAGCACTGCATCCTGGACGTGTCGGCCAACGCAGTGAGGAGGCTGCAGGCAGCTCAGCTCCACCCCATCGCCATCTTCATCCGACCACGATCCCTGGAGAACATCCT ggATCTGAACAAGCGTCTGTCGGAGGATCAGGCGAGGAAAGCTCTGGATCGAGCCATCAAACTGGAACAAGACTTCCTCGAATGTTTCACAG ccatcGTGCACGGCGACAGCTTCGAGGAGGTGTACCACCTGGTCAAAGCCGTCATCGAGGAGCAGAGCGGCCCGTACATCTGGGTCCTCACCCGCGACAGACTCTGA